ATAATGGAGACTTTTagtctaaaaattaaaatcaaaacaatattttGAGAACCATTTATGTTAAATGCTTTTTATCTCAGGAAAAGATCTAAGAAAGCAAAATCAAATGGAATACCAGAATGTCCTCAGCATATTACTGTAGATGTGACTCGCACAATATGCTTTCCTACACAAATAAAAACGTCAGGTATCTGGAACGTGTAAAGTATACAAACTTCCACAAATTATGGGCTAAAAAGATGCATACTTTCATATCAACTTTACTTTCCACATCATAGATTTAAAAAGATCCAAGCCAGAATGTCATATTCTCTGCTCAAAAGCTAAGCACAAGTCTTTGGTCCATGGCCTACCCTTGCGTGCACATACACTTCCCTAAGGTCGGGCCCCACTTGCAATGACCCACCAACccttgagagagagaagtgaccccaacaaaatgaaaagcaacACATGGTATAAAGAAAgaacattaaataaaaatccagAGGTGCTTCATATCTTTGATAAGGTCAACTCATCAATTAAACTTTGATTAGAACTCGTGCGAAGCCAAACCAACCCAACCACATCTAAGGGTCTATCATCCATGGCTTGAGAGTGAGACACAAGTCTCTAGCCTCCAAAAGTTTGAATAAGAAAATGCCAGTGCACAAAGGTGGGCAAAGAGACAAATGAAAAGCCAATCAAACCTGTTTGCTTCCAACTCCAACATCTCTACCCCTttctttatagattttttagTCTCTTCCTCAAGATTTTTATTGACTTTAGAATCTCCAGGGTCCCCCCACCCATTCATAACCCAATAACAAATCCGATAGAAACCAAAATAGCATATCAatctttaataatatttttaaaaaattgaatttaagtaCATTGCTTTCTAAACAAATACTACATTATCATATGTACAAATCAACATCACATAAGAGAAGACCaattataaattgaattagACCGCTTGGAACACCAATAGCCATAATATTTATAGCCATAAGACAAACCAAGCATAATGGGTAGGCCCCCACTTGAAGACCCactttcaaagttcaaactttgAGCCATAGTAAAGCCCACCATACTTTTATCATTAAACAATTCCCACCCGCACCTGCCATCTCATGCTATCAAATAAGTTCATTGGTGGTGGTGAATTTCCACGTGTAGTGCTTGTTGCCTTGTCAGAACACTGACGTCCACTGAATCTTTATCCTCCAAAAACTcactctttcctttttccttttctcaccTCTGTCACAATCTGCCATACCACATTCAATGTTTCAGCTCCTCAGAAAGCAACCCACATGCCCCTGAAGTCTCCcgtatatacacacactatcCCATTCAAATTTGCAGGACATGGTTAACAATATGCGGCATCAATTGGTTCAAGCAGAATGACAGTAGCACTGATTGAATTTAAGCAATTGGAGACCAGCTTGAACAAAGTTGTGGGTTTGCCTTGCCTGAAACCACAATGCAACCGTGCAGCGGAGTTTCCATTGTGCAGCTGCAGAGTATTATGGGCTTGGTGAAAGTGCTTCTGCAGTGGTGTTTGCAGCTTAGTTTCAATACTTGAGTTCAGATATGTGGCTGGGGCAAGTACTTAAGATTGAAGGCACATTCCTCCCACAAACAGGAGAGGATTTCTGGCCGGTTCCACCTGATGAATTCTCTGTTTGTTGCGACTGCAATGTATTAGTTGATGAACCAACTTTGCCACCTGTGCTATTTGTTCTCAAGTTACCACCAGTAGATGGAGACCCAGAAGCTGAAGTAGATGAAGACCGGTTATTAGTGTGCATTTGTTGCCCTTGTGGTGATAAAGCTGGCTTGGAATTTCCTCCAAAAGATATCTGTGCAGGGCCTGAAGGAGCTCTCCCTGTTTGCTGGGATAAATAATTGAGGAATGGGGCATTGGATGCCACAGAAGATGTAGTGGGGGCTTGGGAAGACGGGTTTTTTCCTGCATTCTTTGACTGAGAAGATTGGACAGAGCTATTAGAATGAATTAGAGTTTGTGAAAAAACGGGTGGATTGGTTGGGAACTTGGCAACAATGGGAGAGGAAGATAAGCTGTTAGTTGTTGATGCTTTACTTCGAGCTGACAATGCTGGTTGCTGCTGTTGCATCATATGCTGCTTCTGCATTTGAAGCTGAAGCAGCTGCTGTTGTTGAGAATTGGAAGTATTACCAGCAGTGGGAGCATTTGTTGTTATTGTAGTCGAGGTAATGGAGCGAGAAGGCCAATTTCCAGGGACAGGTGATGACATAAAGCTAAGAGTTCTAGctgaattatcaaaaacaagGGTCTGCCCTGTAGTTGTTGAAGGCTTCCCCAAAGTGGCTTTCTTTGCATCATCTGAATTGATTGAATTAGCTCTAGTTTTCCCCTCAGATACCTGGTGATTCTTTGGCTGTGCAGCTTGAGGAGCCTGTGAAACTTGGTAACCTTGCCGAGCCATATCTGGGAGGCTTTGAAATATTACCGGATTTTGTGGCATTGATGAGAAGTTAAGGGTTGAAGCTGTTGTGTTCCCGTTAAAGGCCGCAAAGGACATGCCAAACGCTGGAGAAGGGAAGAGCTCAACCACATTCTTTAAACCCTGCTGCTGTTTCTCACCATGATTTCCTCCACTACTTACGCCCAATGCTGCAGAGGGCATCAAAGTATAATTTAGGGGCTGACCTGGAACCGTGAAGTTCTGCACATAAACACTTTTTTGGGTATGAGAAGCTTGACTATCAGCAACAGATTGAGTATTTTCCCGGGTCGTCTCAGCCTCAATCTTGCGAGATTGATTGGATGGTGGCACATGCTGCTTAGATGAGGCCAAAAGATTATTGCCACTACCTTGGGCGCCTCGTGGCTGCTTGTGGGATGATGATAAGCCACTTGATGTGCTCGTACTCTGATGAGTTGTTTGGGCCAGAGGCTGCAAGTGAGGCTGTTGCTGTTGAAGCTGAGACGGATGGAACATTTGCGATGAATAGAAAGGCCCATTAAAGAAAGGCATAGTTTGAGCAGGATTGCTTCCTCTAAATGCTGTTGATGTTCCAACTGGAGCGGAAATAGGGACTGGGTACCCATTGTTCTGTAGTATTGCCATGTATGGAGCTTCATTGGCTGGAAAAGTTGGATAGTTAAAGCTCATTGCTGTTGCTACTGCTGGTAACACCGAAGAGCTCCCCAAAGGTCCAGAAGCAGAGTTACTCCCCAGAGATCCAGCAGCTGTATTACTAGTCAAGGGAATATTCTTTGCTGAATTTGCATGTTTAGAAGACCCAGATTGATTAGCTCCTGCTGCTGCTACTGCTGGATGCTGACCCATAGAGAATATGAAAGCAGGGCCCGACTGTAATTCAAACAGACGAGAATGAATAACTCTCACCCATACATATAGAACCAATGtgataaatgaaagcaattcaAAGACAATTCCAAAGACCAACCTAATAATTTAAGTGCAATGCAGAAGACTAAACCATACCATTAAGCTACCAGCAGGGGCAAGCTGTGGAGCTTGTTGAAGCACAACCTGCTTTCTCTGTGCTGTTTCTGTCAAGTTGGCAGCCTCACGGCCCTTATCTTTCCCAGTATGCCCTGGAAAATTTGTTTCAGCCTGCCCTTTTTCCTGCACAGCATTAAGACTCTTTCCTGGAAAGCTTCCCTGGAATGGgtttccaaaaatcattttttcagCAGGGGGCATGGCATTGAGATTGTTCATCTTGGCCCCGCCTAGAGCAGCAGGACCAGCTGGCACAGGGCAAAAATTGCTCATCTTCGTATATTGCTGGTGCAAACAAATGTTGCGAGCAATGAAATGGTGGGTTGCACATCTCTTTGGCCGAGGTTGGGAGAGAGAAAACTGTGGGGGCTGCACATTTCCAATTTCGCAAATTCAAATGCATTTCCTAATCAAACAATGAAAAACGACCATAAAAGGAACAACTACAGCGCAAAGAAATAACAAATGATACCTGTAATGGTGTGGCTGACCCGGTGATCCCATCCATTGGCACAACTGTCTGAAAGGGTGGCATGTATCTGctaataaaaattggtttaaAATCTTCGCTACGGAGCAATAtctatttcaagaaaaaaaataacgaAGAGTGAAAACATGATAAGGTAAAATACCCCAGAGAATGAAGACCACCGAGCCAGCCTGGAACAGCTATTGGAAAAGGCAGTGAATCCGATTGAGCTGTAAGACAAAGATTAATAagatattttcaataaattgaTTCAAAATTCAAGTTAAGAAATTTCTGAACCATCAAAATTGGATATAAAAAAGAATGCAATGTAGGTTTACCAGTTTTCTCTACTTTAGGAATGCTAGCCTTAgcttgctgttgttgttgtaacCTAATGCTACGAACACTACCACTATCTTGAGTTAGCTTCTCCAAATCAAGCTTAGGCAATTCACTCTTTTCTCCAATTGCCTCCACCTTGTTCTTTCTCCTATCTTCAGATTCTTCTACCACCATTTCCTTCTTTACAAATTTCTCTACCTTTTCTTCATCTTTAACCGGAGGTTTATGATCCGATATCAAATCAATGAAGCCGTCCCCATCAGGAGAAGAAGGCATAGGAGGCATAGCCTAATGAAAAATACAACTCTtcttcaggaaaaaaaaaaaaaaaaaaaaaaaaagtgacagcAAAACAGTTATTGAAATCTAATCTCGGGGTTGTGTGATTGGTTTCTCACCATCAAATCAATCTCCAACTTCTCCTCTCGCTTGTTCTCAGCCTCCGGAACAGTCAGAACCCTGAAAAAACAGAACCCatacaatcaaaaaaaaaatcaaaaaatcaaaaaaaaaaaaaaaaaaaaaaaaaaaaaaaagaaagcgaAATGTTCTTTTATTCTTTGATGGCTTACCCTTTTGTGGAATCTTGAACATCCTCAACAGCATTCAATTCATCACCACCACAAGGAGTAGCTGATTCCTTCCTTGGCAACACACAGTCTCCGATTCCAGCTTCTTTATCCGACGGTTTCAGATCCTCCTCCTCCATTATCACTGTTACTGCAGCGTCCACCTCTTGCTGTGATTCCAATGACACACACTCTTTTGGTGAAGAAGAAGTTTCAG
The sequence above is drawn from the Quercus lobata isolate SW786 chromosome 12, ValleyOak3.0 Primary Assembly, whole genome shotgun sequence genome and encodes:
- the LOC115970748 gene encoding protein TIME FOR COFFEE isoform X1 yields the protein MERSREARRSSSSYMATGNGQPKRRHRSNSLRDSPEEGQVELQEAVKLRSKRDRESLMNNRSKRKRTSSKREEGEESTEESVGDEEDEEYSTVVVEDNNHRRPARSSRHWKVADEMIGVSVPRKARSSSAKRAHENLVSANGGKEELKAQPQNSQEDIEIEIAEVLYGLMKQSQSQSNKSSGNSSHELDPNPNLNDISGLSTVAATATAPQTCAKKRKMEGEKSSGTVENSEIESEQLEKTETSSSPKECVSLESQQEVDAAVTVIMEEEDLKPSDKEAGIGDCVLPRKESATPCGGDELNAVEDVQDSTKGVLTVPEAENKREEKLEIDLMAMPPMPSSPDGDGFIDLISDHKPPVKDEEKVEKFVKKEMVVEESEDRRKNKVEAIGEKSELPKLDLEKLTQDSGSVRSIRLQQQQQAKASIPKVEKTAQSDSLPFPIAVPGWLGGLHSLGYMPPFQTVVPMDGITGSATPLQPPQFSLSQPRPKRCATHHFIARNICLHQQYTKMSNFCPVPAGPAALGGAKMNNLNAMPPAEKMIFGNPFQGSFPGKSLNAVQEKGQAETNFPGHTGKDKGREAANLTETAQRKQVVLQQAPQLAPAGSLMSGPAFIFSMGQHPAVAAAGANQSGSSKHANSAKNIPLTSNTAAGSLGSNSASGPLGSSSVLPAVATAMSFNYPTFPANEAPYMAILQNNGYPVPISAPVGTSTAFRGSNPAQTMPFFNGPFYSSQMFHPSQLQQQQPHLQPLAQTTHQSTSTSSGLSSSHKQPRGAQGSGNNLLASSKQHVPPSNQSRKIEAETTRENTQSVADSQASHTQKSVYVQNFTVPGQPLNYTLMPSAALGVSSGGNHGEKQQQGLKNVVELFPSPAFGMSFAAFNGNTTASTLNFSSMPQNPVIFQSLPDMARQGYQVSQAPQAAQPKNHQVSEGKTRANSINSDDAKKATLGKPSTTTGQTLVFDNSARTLSFMSSPVPGNWPSRSITSTTITTNAPTAGNTSNSQQQQLLQLQMQKQHMMQQQQPALSARSKASTTNSLSSSPIVAKFPTNPPVFSQTLIHSNSSVQSSQSKNAGKNPSSQAPTTSSVASNAPFLNYLSQQTGRAPSGPAQISFGGNSKPALSPQGQQMHTNNRSSSTSASGSPSTGGNLRTNSTGGKVGSSTNTLQSQQTENSSGGTGQKSSPVCGRNVPSILSTCPSHISELKY
- the LOC115970748 gene encoding protein TIME FOR COFFEE isoform X2, encoding MERSREARRSSSSYMATGNGQPKRRHRSNSLRDSPEEGQVELQEAVKLRSKRDRESLMNNRSKRKRTSSKREEGEESTEESVGDEEDEEYSTVVVEDNNHRRPARSSRHWKVADEMIGVSVPRKARSSSAKRAHENLVSANGGKEELAQPQNSQEDIEIEIAEVLYGLMKQSQSQSNKSSGNSSHELDPNPNLNDISGLSTVAATATAPQTCAKKRKMEGEKSSGTVENSEIESEQLEKTETSSSPKECVSLESQQEVDAAVTVIMEEEDLKPSDKEAGIGDCVLPRKESATPCGGDELNAVEDVQDSTKGVLTVPEAENKREEKLEIDLMAMPPMPSSPDGDGFIDLISDHKPPVKDEEKVEKFVKKEMVVEESEDRRKNKVEAIGEKSELPKLDLEKLTQDSGSVRSIRLQQQQQAKASIPKVEKTAQSDSLPFPIAVPGWLGGLHSLGYMPPFQTVVPMDGITGSATPLQPPQFSLSQPRPKRCATHHFIARNICLHQQYTKMSNFCPVPAGPAALGGAKMNNLNAMPPAEKMIFGNPFQGSFPGKSLNAVQEKGQAETNFPGHTGKDKGREAANLTETAQRKQVVLQQAPQLAPAGSLMSGPAFIFSMGQHPAVAAAGANQSGSSKHANSAKNIPLTSNTAAGSLGSNSASGPLGSSSVLPAVATAMSFNYPTFPANEAPYMAILQNNGYPVPISAPVGTSTAFRGSNPAQTMPFFNGPFYSSQMFHPSQLQQQQPHLQPLAQTTHQSTSTSSGLSSSHKQPRGAQGSGNNLLASSKQHVPPSNQSRKIEAETTRENTQSVADSQASHTQKSVYVQNFTVPGQPLNYTLMPSAALGVSSGGNHGEKQQQGLKNVVELFPSPAFGMSFAAFNGNTTASTLNFSSMPQNPVIFQSLPDMARQGYQVSQAPQAAQPKNHQVSEGKTRANSINSDDAKKATLGKPSTTTGQTLVFDNSARTLSFMSSPVPGNWPSRSITSTTITTNAPTAGNTSNSQQQQLLQLQMQKQHMMQQQQPALSARSKASTTNSLSSSPIVAKFPTNPPVFSQTLIHSNSSVQSSQSKNAGKNPSSQAPTTSSVASNAPFLNYLSQQTGRAPSGPAQISFGGNSKPALSPQGQQMHTNNRSSSTSASGSPSTGGNLRTNSTGGKVGSSTNTLQSQQTENSSGGTGQKSSPVCGRNVPSILSTCPSHISELKY